In one Desulforegula conservatrix Mb1Pa genomic region, the following are encoded:
- a CDS encoding phage tail tube protein gives MAREYFSFQGEVWLGKRDASGNVTELNFMGNVPEFEINLSVDKTEHIEDFTGERTTDSVLVKAKKADISLSSEELLMENLSLGLYGVSSDIAAGTATDWAFPITAAAGVTGLLPHQLISSLVLKDSTPSTPQTLEAGVDYEADLTYGSVKFLDVTDLTQPIKASYSYDKVAKMAIFGTNAPERWIRFKGINTLNSKKVLVDLYRVSFDPGSLSLIAREYGKFPLKGQLLGDTTKKNDPALGMFGRYVELG, from the coding sequence ATGGCCAGAGAATATTTTTCCTTTCAGGGCGAGGTGTGGTTGGGCAAAAGAGACGCGTCTGGGAATGTCACAGAGCTGAATTTCATGGGCAATGTCCCTGAATTCGAAATCAATCTGTCAGTGGATAAGACCGAGCATATAGAAGACTTCACAGGCGAACGCACCACGGACTCTGTTCTGGTTAAAGCCAAAAAAGCCGACATATCGCTGTCGTCCGAAGAGCTTCTTATGGAAAATCTGTCCTTGGGCCTTTATGGCGTCTCTTCGGATATCGCGGCAGGCACTGCCACGGACTGGGCATTTCCGATAACTGCCGCGGCAGGAGTAACCGGTCTTCTTCCACACCAGCTGATTTCTTCTCTGGTGCTAAAAGACAGCACTCCGTCGACACCCCAGACGCTTGAGGCCGGTGTCGATTACGAGGCAGACCTTACTTACGGCTCTGTAAAATTTTTGGATGTTACTGACCTTACTCAGCCAATCAAGGCGAGCTACTCCTACGACAAGGTGGCGAAGATGGCTATTTTCGGCACAAATGCCCCGGAGAGATGGATCAGGTTCAAGGGGATTAATACGCTTAACAGTAAAAAGGTTCTTGTGGATCTTTACAGGGTGTCTTTCGATCCGGGAAGCCTTTCGCTCATAGCTCGCGAGTACGGCAAGTTTCCGCTTAAGGGGCAGCTTCTGGGCGACACGACTAAGAAGAATGATCCGGCCCTCGGCATGTTCGGCAGATATGTCGAGCTTGGGTAG